From the Bos taurus isolate L1 Dominette 01449 registration number 42190680 breed Hereford chromosome 22, ARS-UCD2.0, whole genome shotgun sequence genome, one window contains:
- the SLC22A13 gene encoding LOW QUALITY PROTEIN: solute carrier family 22 member 13 (The sequence of the model RefSeq protein was modified relative to this genomic sequence to represent the inferred CDS: inserted 3 bases in 3 codons; substituted 4 bases at 4 genomic stop codons) gives MAPFAQVLAELGSFGHFHVQLLILLSVPSFLTAFYMFTQVFMVLDEAHYCSVACFRNQTLNLSTAEQLALSLPLEAAGSPELCLMFQLPPXGASLECVLSHSFSETQLCEAGWYYPXAHICLCLPHFNIVYGRKHLMETSQSVYVAGLLIGALIFGPLCNWIGHKATLLVQLLLFAILGMSTAFVPSFELYMVLCFSVATAVTGYTFSNVTLLTEWVGPSWRIQAVVLAQRTFSLGQMALAGLAYGVQNWRLFQIAVTAPVFLLFCFWALPESVRWLLTWRKGEEAKQXIQKVALVNSRKLPSKILSQLAPEKTSPAGNALDLFQHPQLRKETLILFYIWFVDSLVFYGLGLKVGHFGLNIYLTQLXFGAVEVPACYXSIFIMEWVGRRXSQLGTLVLGGLTCITIIFPPPDLPVVVTVLALVGKFALAARFTIFYVDSAELFPTVIRQTGMGMVGIFSRIRGILMPLMILLGEYHVSLFVLIYGSLPIGAGLLCALLTETRGQTLKDTINDLEQESXPHSLKAVLSEKDLEALGSISSPGVAFRAALSSVTVSPKLDPQQQRAA, from the exons ATGGCTCCCTTTGCCCAGGTCTTGGCTGAACTGGGCAGCTTTGGTCACTTCCACGTGCAGCTGCTGATACTGCTGAGTGTGCCCAGCTTCCTGACCGCCTTCTACATGTTCACCCAGGTCTTCATGGTCCTGGACGAGGCCCACTATTGTTCAGTGGCCTGTTTCAGGAACCAGACTCTGAACCTGAGCACGGCTGAGCAGCTGGCCCTGAGCTTGCCCCTGGAGGCTGCAGGCAGTCCCGAGCTCTGCCTCATGTTCCAGTTGCCCC ATGGTGCCAGCCTGGAGTGCGTCCTCAGCCACAGCTTCAGTGAGACACAGCTTTGCGAGGCTGG CTGGTA CTACCCCTGAGCTCACATCTGCCTGTGTCTACCTCATTTTAACATCGTCTATGGTCGGAAGCATCTGATGGAAACCTCCCAGTCGGTGTATGTGGCTGGGCTCCTCATTGGGGCGCTCATCTTCGGGCCCCTCTGCAACTG gatTGGCCACAAGGCCACTCTCTTGGTGCAGCTGCTTCTCTTCGCCATCCTTGGCATGAGCACAGCCTTCGTGCCCAGCTTTGAGCTCTACATGGTCCTGTGCTTTTCTGTGGCCACAGCTGTCACTGGATATACCTTCAGCAATGTCACCCTAC TTACAGAGTGGGTGGGGCCCTCGTGGAGGATCCAGGCTGTGGTCCTAGCACAGCGCACCTTCTCCTTGGGGCAGATGGCTCTTGCAGGACTTGCCTACGGCGTCCAGAACTGGAGACTCTTCCAGATTGCTGTCACTGCACCTGTCTTTCTGCTCTTCTGCTTCTG GGCCCTGCCAGAATCTGTACGGTGGCTCCTTacctggaggaagggagaggaggccAAAC TGATCCAGAAAGTGGCCTTGGTCAACAGCCGCAAACTCCCCTCCAAGATCCTGAGCCAG CTGGCCCCAGAGAAGACCAGCCCTGCAGGGAATGCCCTAGATCTGTTCCAACACCCCCAGCTCCGGAAAGAGACCCTGATTCTCTTCTACATCTG GTTTGTGGACAGCCTGGTGTTCTATGGTCTGGGCCTCAAGGTGGGGCACTTTGGCCTGAATATCTACCTGACACAGT ACTTTGGAGCAGTCGAGGTGCCTGCCTGCTACTGAAGCATCTTTATAATGGAATGGGTGGGCCGCAGGTAGAGTCAGTTGGGGACCCTGGTTCTGGGTGGCCTCACGTGTATCACCATCATCTTC CCTCCACCAGATCTGCCTGTGGTGGTCACTGTGCTGGCTCTGGTGGGGAAGTTTGCCTTGGCGGCTAGATTTACCATCTTCTACGTGGACTCTGCTGAGCTCTTCCCCACTGTCATCAG GCAGACGGGCATGGGGATGGTGGGCATCTTTTCAAGGATCAGGGGCATCCTCATGCCACTCATGATCCTGCTGGGCGAGTATCATGTGTCCCTCTTCGTGCTCATCTATGGCAGCCTCCCCATTGGGGCTGGCTTACTCTGTGCCCTGCTGACAGAGACACGTGGCCAGACCTTGAAGGACACCATCAATGACCTGGAGCAAGAATCCTGACCACA ctctcTGAAGGCAGTGCTTTCAGAAAAGGATTTGGAGGCCTTGGGAAGTATTTCCAGCCCAGGGGTAGCCTTTAGAGCAGCACTTAGCTCTGTAACTGTGTCTCCAAAGCTAGACCCGCAGCAGCAGAGAGCTGCCTAA